The Halostella limicola genome includes the window CGCCGACGACCCCGACCTGCTCGTCCTGAACTACGCCAACCCGGACATGGTCGGTCACACCGGCAACTACCGGGCGGCGATAACCGCCGTCGAGGCCGTCGACGAGCAGCTCGGCCGCCTCGTCGACCACCTCCGGAAGCGCGGGGCGCACGTCCTGATCACCGCGGACCACGGCAACGCGGACGACATGGGGACGGAAGCGGATCCTCACACCGCGCACACCTACAACGCCGTCCCGCTGGTCTACCTCGACCCCGAGGGGACCGACGGCGGACGGCGCGTCCGCGAGGGCGGCACGCTCGCGGACATCGCGCCGACGGTGCTGTCGCTGATCGGCGTCGAACGGCCCGCGGCGATGACCGGCGAGAACCTGCTGGAGTGATTACAGGGCGGCGCGATCCTCTTTCACTGGCGGGAGGGCGAACGAGAGCACGACGTACGCGACGGTCGCGACGAGCAGGCCGCCGGCGATGGCGTCCGGGACACCGACGTCGGCGAACGCCCCCGCGAGCATCGAGACCGACCCTATCGAGAGACCGAACCCGAGGGCGCCCTCGTGGATCCCGCCGGGGGAGCCGTGTCCGTCCACTTCCTCGTTCTGGGCGAATACGTACGTGAGGAGGTAGTACGAACCGATCCCCTCCGTCACGAGGAGCACGCCGGCGAGGAGGTAACTCTCGAACAGGACGTACGCGACGGCGGCGAACGGCACCCCACCGGTCACGCCGAACGCCTTCGCGATCAGTTGCGTCTGTCCGTTGTCCGCTTCCGAGCCCATGTTTTCTCTTCTTCACTCTCTAAACTTAACTATTTCCGAACCGAGAAACGCCGGCGGCGTCGGGACCATCACTATACGCTCTCGGTCCGAACCGTGCGACCATGTGGACGTTCGAACGCCCGGAGTTCGACGCCGACGCTCGCAAGCGCATCTACGCCCACGTGGAGCGCCACGGCGAGGCGGACCCCTCCGCGGTCGCGGCGGCCGCGGGGGTCGACCCGGAGGGCTTCAACCACCACGTCACCGTGCTGAAACGCGACGGGTATCTGGAGAACGCGAACGGGAAGCTGCGAGTCGCCCGCGTCCCGTGCGAGACGGAGGAACACCGGGAGGCGGGGGTTACCTACGAGATACGGCCCGCCCGCGAGGACGACCTGACGGGCCTCGTCGGAGCGATCCGGGAAGTCTCCGGGGCGAAAACGGACATCGTGGCCGAAACCGTCGCGGAGCAACTGGACTACGAGGACGTCCTGCTCCGGCACAACACCGTCGAGACGCGGATGTTCTTTGTCGGGACGGTCGGCGACGAGGTGGTCGGGTGGGCCCACGTCGAGACGCCGGAGGTCGCGAAGCTCGCCCACACGGCCGAGCTCACCCTCGGGGTGCTGGAGGGGTACCGCCGCCACGGCATGGGGAGTCACCTGCTGCAGCGCGCGCTGGAGTGGGCCGCGTCGAACGGGCTGGAAAAGGTGTACGCCAGCCTCCCGGCGACCAACGACGCGGGCGTCGAGTTCCTGCGCTCGCTCGGCTGGGAGACGGAGGCGGTCCGCGAGGACCACTACCGAGTCGACGGCGTGTACGTCGACGAGGTGATGCTGGCGACGCGGCTCGACCGGACGCCCTGAACTACCCGGTCCGGAAGGAGTAGTCGAGCGACGGCGCGGAGTGGGTGAGCGCTCCCATCGATATTACGTCCACGCCCGTCCGCGCGTACGCGGGCACATCGCCGACGGCGATACCCCCCGAGGCCTCCGCGAGCGCGTCGGCGTCGGCCTCGCGGAGGCGGTCGACCGCCGTCGCCGTCTCCTCGGGCGTCATGTTGTCGAGCAGCACGACGTCCGCCCCCGCCGCGGCGGCCCGCGCCGCGTCGGCCGGGTCCTCCACCTCGGCCTCGACCTTCGTCGCGAAGGAGGCCTCCTCGCGGAAGCGCGCGATCGCTTCCTCCAGCCCCAGCTCCGCAGCGTGGTTCTCCTTGACCATGACCATGTGCGAGAGGTCGAGACGATGGGTGTCGCCGCCGCCCGCCGCGACCGCCCGCTTCTCGACGCCGCGGAGCCCCGGCGTCGTCTTGCGGGTGCCGGCGACAGCGACCGAATCGTTCACCTCTCGGGCCGCGTCGACCGCCGCACGCGTCTTCGTCGCGACGCCCGAGGCGTGGCCCGCGACGTTGACGGCGACCCGTTCCCCCCGGAGGACCGACTGCGCGTCGCCCTCGCAGGTCAGCACCGTCTCGCCCGGTTCGACGCGATCGCCCGCGCCGACGCGCGCCGCGGCGTCGACGCCGAGGTATTCGAACACGGCCTCGGCCGCGTCGAGGCCGGCCGCGACGCCGGCTTCCTTCGCCACGAGGCGGCCGCTCGTCTCGCCGGGCACGTCGTTGGTCACGTCGTGGTGACCCAGGTCCTCGCGGAGCCAGCGCTCGACCTGCAGGTCGGTGACCGGCACGGTCAGTCCCCCGCGGGCGCGGTCCGGTCGGCGGGCTCGAGGTAGTGGCAGCCGACCGACTCCTCGTTCTCCGCGGCGGCGCGCGCGACGAGCAGGGCGGTGACGCTGGCGTTGCGCAGTTCGTACAGGTCCCGCGCGGTACGGGTGCGGACGTAGGCGTCCACCTCGCCCTTCAGCCGCCGGAGGACGGCGGTCGCGCGCCGCAGTCCCTCCGGGGTGCGCCGGATGCCGACCTCCTCCTCCATCACGCGGCGGAGTCGGGTGAACTTCTCCGCGGCGAACCGCGGCGGGAGGTCGGGGTCGCTGTCGAGCAGCTCCGGCGGCTCCGTCTCGACGACCTCGTTGCCGACCGCTGCCTCGCCGGCGCGCAGGCCCCAGACGAGGCCCTCCAGCAAGCTGGTGCTGGCGAGCCGATTGGCGCCGTGGACGCCCGTGCGCGCGCACTCGCCGACGGCGAACAGGCGGTCGAGGCCGGTCCGCCCGCGGTCGTCCACGTCGACGCCGCCGCAGAGGAAGTGCTCGCAGGGGGCGACGGGGATGCCCTCGGACCAGTCGACCCCGCGCTCCTCGCACTTCCCGGCGAGGTCCGGGAACTCCTCGGCGAAGTCGATGGGGGAGACGTCGAGGTACACCTCGCCGGTGTCTTCGCGCTCGGCGTCGACGGCGCGGGCGACCACGTCCCGCGGCGCGAGTTCGGCGTCCTCGTGGTAGCCGGGCATGAATCGCTCGCCGTCGCCGTTTCGCAGCAGCGCGCCCTCGCCGCGGACGGCCTCGCTGATCAGGAAGGTGTCGTCTCGCTCGCCGGTGCGTCCAGCCCCGTCCGTCTCGCTTCCGGCGTACGCGGTCGGGTGGAACTGCACGTACTCCATGTCGGCCACGTCGGCACCGGCGAGCGCTGCCATCGCGATCCCGTCGCCGGTCGCGCCCGACGGGTTCGTCGAGCGTCGGTAGCAGGCCCCGATGCCGCCGGTGGCGAGGACCGTCGCGCCCGCGAAGACGGGTTCGCCGGTCGGTGCGGCGTCGAGCAGCGCGCCGTGGACCCGCCCTTCGTGGGTGATCAGGTCGAGCGCGGCGGTGTCGTCGCGGATCCGCACCCGCTCGTGGTCGTCGAGGTAGTTCAGGAACGGCCGGAGCAGGTGCCGGCCGGTGCTCGCGTCCACGTGGAGGATGCGCTCCGCCGAGTGGCCCGCCTCGCGGGCGAAGTCGTAGCCGGCGCCGGACCGGTCGAAGTCGATCTCCAGCGTCTCGACGAGCACGTCCGAGACGGCGGCGGGCGCGTTCTGGACAAGCACGTCGACGGCCTCGGGGTCGGCCGTGCCGGCGCTGGCCGCGACGACGTCCTCGCGGAGCGATTCGGGGTCGCCCCGGGTAGTCGCGATGCCGCCCTGCGCCCAGTCGGTGCTCGCGTCCTCCGGGCGCTCGGCCTTCGTGACGAGGAGCACGTCCGCGCCCTCCCGCGCGGCGGCCAGCGCGGCGCTACAGCCGGCGATGCCGCTGCCGACGACGAGCACGTCGGCGGTGGTGCGCCCCGTCATGCGATGTCGAGCATCCGGTCCATGGCCAGTTCGGCCAGTTCCTTCTCGGCCGGCGCGACCTCGATGACGTTGCGCTCGCGGCCGGCGACCAGTTCCTCCAGCACCCACGCCAGATAGTTCGGGTCGATCTGGCGCATCGCGTTGCAGTCCATGCAGGCCTCGCCGCAGAGGGGTACCACGTTCACCTCGGGGTGCCACCGCTGGAGGTGGTTCGTCAGGTGGATCTCCGTGCCGATCGCCCACGTCTCGCCGGGGTCAGCGTCCGCGACCGTCTCGCAGATCGTCGCCGTGCTCCCCGCCACGTCGGCGGCCTCGACGACCTCGCGACGGCACTCGGGGTGAACGATAACGTTCGCGTCGTCGTAGTCCTCGCGCACCTGTTCGACGTGCTCGACGCGGAACCGCTCGTGGACCTGGCAGTAGCCGTCCCAGAGGACGACGTCGCTCTCGGCGACCTCGGCCGCGTCCTTCCCTTCGGGGTCCCACGGGTCCCACTCGGCGGTCCTGTCCTCCAGGCCGAGTTCGTACGCGGTGTTCTCCCCGAGGTGCTTGTCCGGCAAGAAGAGGACCGTGTCGCCGTTCTCCAGCGCCCACTCGAACACGTCCGCGGCGTTCGACGACGTGCAGACCGCGCCGCCCTGCTCGGCGCAGAAGGCCTTCAGGTCGGCGTAGGAGTTCATGTACGTGATCGGAACGATGTCGTCGTCGGGGGCCGCCGCGGTGATCTCCGCCCACGCCGCGTCGACCTGGAGCGCCTCGGCCATGCCGGCCATCGGGCACGACGCCTCCATCGACGGGAGGATCACCGTCTGGTCGTCGTCGGTGATGATGTCCGCGCTCTCGGCCATGAACGTCACGCCGCCGAAGATCACGTAGTCCGCGTCGGCCTCGGCCGCCTCGACCGACAGCTGGTAGGAGTCGCCGACGAAGTCGGCGTGTTCGACGATCTCCTTTCGCTGGTAGTTGTGGCCCAGTATCACTGCGTCGTCGCCGAGCGTCGACAGCGCCGCCTCGATCCGCTCCGTTCGCTCGTCCTCGTCAAGTTCCCGGTATTCGGGGGGCAACTGTTCGAGGTTGTCGTATTTGAAGAGGCTGAGGTCCGTTTCGATGTCTGCGGTTTCCATTTCTGGCACGAAGTACCACCTTGTGTATTCATCGTCTTCGGAATCGCTGTTGAAAAGATTTTGTGTTCAATAGCCCCTGTTGGTGGCTACTAGAACGAAGAACGCCGGAACGACTGCCGGGAAGTAGCCAAAAAAGCCCTTTGAGGTGAGTGAATTGTTTACAAGGATCGAAAACGGGCCTCGGCCGTCGCGATACGGAACTGGGTCAGAACGACGAAAACGGAGCGGGCGCTCACGACGTGCGGCGACGTGCGCGACCCGATCGGGAGAGGCTACCGGTCGTCGTAGACGAACTCCCCGTCCACGACCGTGGCGACGACCCCGATGTCGCGAATCCCCTCCTCGTTCTCCCACGGCGACCGGTCGAGGACCGTGAAATCCGCGGCCGTTCCGACTTCGATGGTACCCAGACGGTCCTCGTCGAAGCCGGCGTAGGCCGCGCCGCTGGTGTAGGCCCGGAGCGCCTCGGTCACGGAGACGCGCTGGGCCTCGGTCGGCGCGTTGACGGCGTGGTGGACCCCCTCCAGCGGGCCGAACGGCATCACGTCGCTCCCGAACGCGAGGCGTGCGCCCGCTTCGACGAAGCGACTCAGGCGGTTAGAGCGGTTCCGGCGCTCGCGGCCGAGGCGGCGGTCGTAGAGGCCGTCCTCGTCAGCCCAGCGGTGGAAGTTCGGCTGCATCGAGGCGACGATACCCGCCTCGGCGATGCGCTCTATCTGCTCGTCGGTCGCGAGTTCGACGTGCTCGATGCGGTGGCGGGCGGCCGCGGGGTCCTCGGTCTCCTCCAGCGCCGACAGCGTCTCCTCTATCGCCTCGTCGCCGATGGCGTGGACCGTCGCCTGCAGGTCGGCGTCGTCCACGTCGTCGACGAGGGCGCGAAGCTCCTCAGGGTCGACGACCCACTTGCCGGTGCCGTCGCCGTCCTCGTACGGCTCGAACAGTTTCGCCGTGCGGCCGCCGACGCTCCCGTCGGAGAACGACTTGATCCCGCCGACCCGGACCACGTCGCTCCCGTGGTTCGACCGCAGCCCCGTCTCACGCACCGCGTCGAGGTGGTCGCTCCAGTAGTTGATCCGAACGCGGAGGTTCAGGTCGCCGTCGAGCGCCAGTTCGCGGTACGCCCGCGGGGCGTGGGAGTCCCGCACCATGTCGTGGACGCCGGTGACGCCGAGTTCGTGCGCGCGGTCCCGCGCCGCGGCGATCAGCTCCCGCGTCTCCTCGGGGCCGGCGGCGAAGTCGTCGCGGGCGACCTCGACGGCGTCCTCGACGATCACGCCGGTCGGCCGGCCGTCCGCCGTCTCCACGTCGTCCTCGGGCAGGTCGTCCGCCAGTCGCTCGAGCGCCGCGGAGTTCAGCGACGCCGTGTGCATGTCGACGCGCACGGCCGCGACCGGGCGCTCCTCGCTGACGGCGTCTAGCTCCCCGCGCGTCAGGTAGTCGCCCTCGGGCCAGTCGCTCTCGTCGTAGCCGAACCCGAGGACCCAGTCGCCGCCGGCCGAGTCGGAGGCGACCGCGTCGTCGCGCGCGCTGGCGACCAGCCGGTCGATCGCCTCGTCCTTGCTCTCAGCCCCCGCGAGGTCCGCGTGGAGCCGGTACTTCCCGACCTGCTCCATGTGCGTGTGGGCGTCGACGAAGCCGGGGAGCACGACCGCGCCGTCGAGGTCGACGACGGTCGTTCCGACGCCCTCCAGGAACGCGACCTCGTACTCGCTGTCGACTCTGACGATCTCGCCGTCGCGGACCGCGACCGCCCCCGCGGTGCGGTCCGGGTCCGTCAGCGTGTGTACCTCCGCGTTCGTGAGTATCAGGTCCGCGGCCTCCGTCATACGAGGCAGGGCGCGGGGCGGGAGCAAAACCGTTTGGATCCCGGTGCCGAGTAGCAACTGTTAGGGGCACCCCGTCCGACCGTCGAGGTATGACCGACGCTGCGGACCTCGCCGACCGCGTTCGCGAGGGCGACCTCCGCCTGCACGAACTCGACGAGCACGCCGACCCCGAGACGGCCGCCGCCGCGCGCCGCGAGATCGTCGCCGCCGAGACGGGCGTCGACCTGGACGCCGTAGGCGACTACGCGTTCGACGCGGCCGACGCCGAATCCGCCATCGAGAACATGGTCGGGGCGGCCCAGATCCCGATGGGCGTCGCCGGACCCGTCCCCGTAGACGGGGGCGCGGCCGAGGGCGAGTACTACCTCCCGCTGGCGACGACCGAGGGCGCGCTCGTGGCGAGCGTCAACCGCGGGCTCTCGGTCATCGCCGACGCCGGCGGCGCGACGGCTCGCGTCACCAAGTCCGGGATGACTCGCGCGCCCGTCTTCCGCGTCGACGGCGTCGCCGAGGCGAGCGAGGTCGTCGAGTGGGTCGGCGACAACGTCGACGCCCTGCGCGAGGCCGCGGAGTCGACGACGAGCCACGGCGAACTGGAGGCCGTCGACCCCTACGTCGTCGGCGACTCCGTCTACCTTCGGTTCGTCTACGACACGAAGGACGCGATGGGGATGAACATGGCCACCATCGCGACGCGCGAGGCGGCCGAGGTCGTCGAGGCCGAGACCCCCGCGGACCTCGTCGCGCTGTCGGGCAACCTCTGCTCGGACAAGAAGCCCGCCGCGATCAACGCCGTCGAGGGGCGGGGGCGCACCGTCACGGCCGACGTGCTGATCCCCCACGAGACGGTGGCAGACCGCCTGCACACCACGCCCGAAGCCATCGAGGAGGCGAACACTCGCAAGAACCTCGTCGGCAGCGCGAAAGCCGGGAGCCTCGGCTTCAACGCCCACGCCGCGAACACCGTCGCCGCCGCGTTCCTCGCGACCGGGCAGGACGCCGCGCAGGTCGTCGAGGGGTCGAACGCGATCACCACCGTCGACGTGCGCGAGGAGGGGCTGTACGCCTCCGTCAGCATCGCGAGCCTCGAAGTCGGCACGGTCGGCGGCGGCACGAAGCTGCCGACGCAGTCCGAGGCGCTGGACGTGCTCGGCCTCCGCGGCAGCGGCGACCCCGCCGGGGCGAACGCCGACGCGCTCGCGGAGATCATCGCGGCGGGCGCACTCGCGGGCGAGCTCTCCCTGCTCGCGGCGCTGGCCTCGCGGCACCTCTCCGGCGCGCACGAGGACCTGGGCCGGTAGCGACCGCCGACTTCGGGGGATGGTCCCCCGAACCCCTGTCCGGACGGACCACTTTCACCTGCGAGCGGCCGCGGTTCGCTCCCCGGTTCGGACGCATTACCCGCCGTAGGGCCGTCGCGTTACGGCAGCCGTCGTTCACGGTCCACTTTCACTTTCGCCGCGGGGGGCTGGCTGGCGCTTATTCTCGATCTGGCCCACGTTTCGAGTGACGCCCGACCGGGGAGCACCGGCGGGCGTCGCCACCTATGACACGCGACTGCACCCACAGCGACGAGGCTCGCACCGACGGGACTCGGCCGGTGACGCGCGCGAAACGCTGGCTCACGGTCGCCAAGCTGCTGGTTTCCGTGATCGCGATGCTCGTCGGCCTCCTGAAGACGCTCGGACTGATATGAGCGACTGTCCGGTGCCGCCGCGACGAGAGCGCTCCGCCGGACAACGGGGCACCGCCGACGCGTGCGCCGCTCAGTAGCCGGTCGGCGTCACGACTCGACCGTAGAGTCGTCAGTGAAGTAGAGGAGGCCGCCGACGGCGGCCACCGAGAGGGCGACGGACGGAGCGACGTCGACGAACACCCCGGCGAAGCCGACGCCGACGAGAGCGTAGCCGGTGCCGCGGCGGGGGCGCTCTTCCTCGACCGCGATCCTGGCACCTACCGCACCGAAGCCGACGAGAACCAGCACGGCCCCGAGCAGCCCCGTTTCGCTGCCGACCGCCGAGAACGTCTCCGCGACGACTAGCAGGCTCCCGACGACGACGGACGCACCGCCGGCGGCCGCGAGCGGCCACCGGTCGACTCGTTCCGGGCGCGGCAGGCCGTCGCGACCGACGGTGATCCGCCCCGCGACGCCGCCGACGGCCAGTACCGCCGCGAGCAAGACCTGATCAGCGGGAACGCCGGCCGTCATCGACGCGATGGCACGGGACGCCCCGCGGACGTGGTCGATCAACTGTTCCATTGATTTAATTTTCAACTCGATCCGATTTATATTACAGGGTTGTCAAATGCTACCGCGCGTCACCAGCCGCTGCCCGTACGGACGCGGTCAGAGAAGCCGGTACCGACCGCGCGACTCGGTTGCCTCGCCTCGGCGGACAAGTTTCGTCAGCGCGTCGCGGACGTAGTCGGCCGGCACCCCTCGGTCCTCGGCGTACGCGACGACCTCGTCCTCGGTCGGGCGGTCGAGCGTCCGGAGCGCCGACAGGACCGTCTCCTTGCGGCTCTGACTGCCACCGCTCCGGCCGGACTCCGCGCGTTCCGCGGCGCCCGCCACCGCGTCCGGGTCGACGCCGGCCCTGTCGAGGTACTCCTCGTCGTCCATCCCGGCGTCCTCGGCCTCCCCGCCGAGTTCGGCGAACGAGTCCATCTCCGCGAACGTCTCGCCCTCGCCCTGTCGGTTCGCCAGCATCGAGGCGCGCACCTCGCGGGCGTGATCCTCGTCCTCGGTGCTGACGAACTCGCGGAGCTTCGAGAACTGCCGGCGCGTCCCGCAGCGCGGACACTGCGACGTGTCCGGCCGCCCCTCGACGATCCAGAGGGCGCTACAGTCGCTACACCCGACCACGGCGTACATGCGCGAGCGTTGGGGCCGGCCGGTGTTGAACGCTCCGTCTCGGCGCACGCGGGGCAGCGGCCGTTCCCCGGGGCGAACGCTTAGGTGGAGGTCCGCCGTACGCCGGGGCATGGAACGCGTTGCCGTGTCAGATCGCGACTCGACCGAGGCCGTCGACGGCGTCCACCTGTCGCTGCTCGCCGGCGCGGACGAGATGAACGTCCAGCACTTCGAGATCGAACCCGGCGCCACGGTGCCTGCCCACAGCCACCCGCACGAGCAGACCGGCTACATCGTCGAGGGGACGCTCACCTTCGTGCTCGACGACGGCGAGGAGGTCGAGGTCGGGGCGGACGACTCCTACGCCATCCCCGGCGGCGAGACCCACGCCGCAGAGAACCGCGGCGACGAACCGGTGCGCGGCGTCGACGTCTTCAGCCCGCCGCGGGAGAACCCCGATTGGCAGGACTGACCGTCCCCGCCGCGTACCCCGATCGGCGACAGATATATCAGTTCACTATACCTGTCTACGTTCGATACACGACTCCGATGACCGCTCTCCCTGCCTTCGCCCGGTCGAACGGACACGTCGTCTGCGTCGCCCCGGGCGGCGCGCCGACTGACGACCTCTCCGCCGCGGGTTGGTCGGTGACGACCCGATCGGACGCCGAAAGCGCGCTGGACGCGCTCGACGCCGCGGACTGCGTCGTGACCGGCCACGACCCGCCGGCCCTCGACGCCGCTGCCCTCCTCGAACGGATCCGCGACGCGGGGTACGACGGACCCATCCTCGTCTACGCGGCGGACATCGCGGACGAGACGGTCGAGCGCGTCCTCGCCGCGGGCGGCGACTTCCTCCCCGCGGGGGGAGATACTGGCGACCGCTCGCTCCTCCGCGAGCGCGTGCGGACAATCGTCGACGCCCGCCGGACGCGGGCGGCCCTCCGACGGGAGGCCGACCTCCTCGAACGCGTGGCGAGCGTCGTCAGCCACGACTTCCGCAATCCGATCGGACTGGCGCAGGGGCATCTGGGAATGGTCCGCGAACGGACGGACCACGACAGCCTCGACCAGATCGACTACGCGATAGACCGGATCGCCGACCTGACCGACGGCGTGCCCGCTCTCGCGCGGAACGGGTCCGTCGTGACGGAGCCGGAACCGGTCGACCTGACAGCCATCGCCGAGTGCTCCGCGGCGGCCGTGGCGGACCGGCCGGTCGACGTGCGCGTCGACGAGGCCCTCCCGACAGTTTCGGGCGTCGTGAGCCGGGTCGCGACGCTGTTCGAGACCCTCTACGCGAACGCCGCGGAGCACGGGATCGCCGACGGAGCCGGTACGGGCGAGTCCCTGACCGTTCGGATCGAACCGACCGAGGACGGCTTCCGCGTCGCGGACGACGGCGTGGGCATCCCCGAACGCGAGCGCGATGCGGTGTTCGACTGGGGGGTCAGCACGGTCGACGACCGCCTCGGCGTCGGTCTCGCGGTCGTCGACGCGATCGCCGAGGCCCACGGCTGGACCGCGACGGTCGCGGAGGGGTCCGACGGGGGCGCGCGCTTCGAGTTCGCGTTCGGCGGGCCGCCGACGGTCTGAGCCGTCACTCGCCGGCCGGCCCGCCCTCGCTCTCCAGCGCCTTCTCCATCGTCACGTGCGGGATGCCTGCCTCCTCGAACTCCTCGCCGACGCGCTCGTAGTCGAGGCGGTCGTAAAAGGGCGCCGCGTGGGTCTGTGCGTGCAGCGCGACGCGGTCGTACCCCCGCGCCGCGGCGACGGCCTCCACCTCGCGCATGATCGCCCGGCCGTACCCCTCGCCGCGGTACTCTCGCAGGACCGCCACTCGCTCGACCTTGGCGGTGGTGTCGTCTTTCTCCCGCAGTCGCGCGGCCCCGACCGGGTCACCGTCTCGGTACGCGACGAAGTGGACCGACTCGTCCTCGTGCTCGTCGACTTCGAGGTCCTCGGGCACGTCCTGCTCGTCGACGAACACGGCGTATCGCACGTCGAGCGCGTCGTCGTACTGCTCGTCGGTCCGCACTACCCGCACGTCGAGGTCGTGGGCGTCCGCGTGGCTCATTGCGGTGGCGTAGTGACTCCGGAATAGAGAGGGTTGCGGAGGAGTACAGTCCGTCGGTTCGTCGCCGCGACGGCGCACGCGAGAAAGAAGTTCGGAGTTTCTCGATGTTCCCGGAAATCGAAGATTTCCGGGCGCACGAAAAGCTGTCTATGACAGCTTTTCGATGTTGTTGATGATCTCGTCGGCGTACTCGCTGGTGCCGAGCTTCTCGGCGTCGTCGAGCTGGCGCTCCAGGTCGTAGGTGACCTTGCCGGAGGAGATGGTCTCCTCGACGGCGTCGCGCACGAGGTCCGCGGCCTCGTCCCAGCCGAGGTAGTCGAACATCAGGCGACCGGAGAGGATGAGCGCGGTCGGGTTGGCCATGTTCTGGCCGGCGCGCTTCGGCGCGGAGCCGTGGACCGGTTCCGCGAGCATGCGGGCCTTGCCGAAGTTCCCGCCCGGCGCGATGCCGAGGCCGCCGATCTGGGCGCCCGCGGCGTCGGAGAGGTAGTCGCCGTTGAGGTTCGGCATCGCGAGCACGTCGAACTCGTCGGTGCGTAGCTGCATCCACTGGAGCATCGCGTCGGCGAGGCGCTCCTCGACCATGACGGCGTCCTCCGGGATGTCGACCTCGTCCTGCTCCTCCCAGAGGGAGTCGGGCGCGGCGAAGACTTCGTCGTCGGGGTACTCCTCGTCGGCGACCTCCATGCCCCAGGTGCCGAACTGGCCCTCGGTGAACTTCATGATGTTACCCTTGTGGACGAGCGTGACCTTGTCGCGGTCGTGCTCCAGCGCGTAGTCGATGGCGCGGCGGACGAGGCGCTTGCTGCCCTTCTCTGAGATCGGCTTAAGGCCGAGGCCGATGGGGCCATCGTGCATGGTCTCGTCGAAGCCCATCTCCTCCTCGACGAACTCGCGGACCTGCTGGACCTCGTCGGTGCCCTGCTCCCACTCGATGCCGGCGTAGACGTCCTCGGTGTTCTCCCGGAAGGTCACCATGTTCATCTCCTCGGGTGCCTTCATCGGGGACGGGACGCCGTCGAGGTAGTAGGTCGGTCGGACGTTGGCGAACAGGTCGAGCGTCTGGCGCAGCGCGACGTTGAGCGAGCGGAAGCCCGCGCCGACGGGCGTCGTGAGCGGACCCTTGATGGCGACGCGGTGCTCCTTGATCGCTTCGACCGTCTCGTCGGGCAGGTTGACGTCCTCGCCGTAGCGCTCGCGGGCGCTCTCGCCGGCGTAGACGCGCATCCAGCTGATCTCGCGGCCCGTCGCCTTCGCCGCGGCGTTCAGCACCCGCTGCGCGGCGGGGCCGACGTCCTTCCCGATACCGTCGCCGTGGATGATCGGGATGATAGGCTCGTCGGGGACGGAGATCTCGTCGTTCTCTTCGTCCTCGACTTCGATCTTCTGTCCCGAGTCCGGGACCTCGATCTTGTCGTAGCTCATGGTCGTCTATACGGTACAGTGACGCCGACAAAAGGGCTGCCATTTCTCGCCCCCGGTGCAAATATCGCGGAGGCGGTCGCGGTCCGGCGGTTCGCCGGCCGCGAGGGACGCGGCGGCCCACCGACTGGGCCGGACGTTCCCTGTGGCACCATCCGCGGCGAGCGCCGGTTCGGACCGTCCCCTCATCCGATCGCGCCGACCATCGCCCGGAGTCCCGCGACGCCGTTCGCGAGAAGCGCGCGCGGGAACCGCCGCCGGGCGTTCGCGAGCGAGGCCGACAGCGCCGCGGTCGCGTCCTCGAACACGCCCCCGCCGTGACCGAACAGGATCCGGTCGGGAGAGAGCCCCTCGAACGTCCCGCGCGGCGGCGCGAGCCTGTTGAGGACGTTCATCGCGATGCGCTCGCCGTCGACCGTGAACGTCGGCAGGGTGGTGAGGAAGTCGGGAACGTACAGCGTCCCGTCCGCCTCGCGGTACGCGACCGCCTCACGCCACGCCCGGAGCGGCCGGAGCTCGCGCAGTTCGAAGCCGGCCACGCTCCCCTCGATGCGGGTTATCGGCGCGTCGATCCGGTCGTCGA containing:
- the icd gene encoding isocitrate dehydrogenase (NADP(+)); the protein is MSYDKIEVPDSGQKIEVEDEENDEISVPDEPIIPIIHGDGIGKDVGPAAQRVLNAAAKATGREISWMRVYAGESARERYGEDVNLPDETVEAIKEHRVAIKGPLTTPVGAGFRSLNVALRQTLDLFANVRPTYYLDGVPSPMKAPEEMNMVTFRENTEDVYAGIEWEQGTDEVQQVREFVEEEMGFDETMHDGPIGLGLKPISEKGSKRLVRRAIDYALEHDRDKVTLVHKGNIMKFTEGQFGTWGMEVADEEYPDDEVFAAPDSLWEEQDEVDIPEDAVMVEERLADAMLQWMQLRTDEFDVLAMPNLNGDYLSDAAGAQIGGLGIAPGGNFGKARMLAEPVHGSAPKRAGQNMANPTALILSGRLMFDYLGWDEAADLVRDAVEETISSGKVTYDLERQLDDAEKLGTSEYADEIINNIEKLS
- a CDS encoding DUF5817 domain-containing protein, which translates into the protein MYAVVGCSDCSALWIVEGRPDTSQCPRCGTRRQFSKLREFVSTEDEDHAREVRASMLANRQGEGETFAEMDSFAELGGEAEDAGMDDEEYLDRAGVDPDAVAGAAERAESGRSGGSQSRKETVLSALRTLDRPTEDEVVAYAEDRGVPADYVRDALTKLVRRGEATESRGRYRLL
- the hmgA gene encoding hydroxymethylglutaryl-CoA reductase (NADPH) → MTDAADLADRVREGDLRLHELDEHADPETAAAARREIVAAETGVDLDAVGDYAFDAADAESAIENMVGAAQIPMGVAGPVPVDGGAAEGEYYLPLATTEGALVASVNRGLSVIADAGGATARVTKSGMTRAPVFRVDGVAEASEVVEWVGDNVDALREAAESTTSHGELEAVDPYVVGDSVYLRFVYDTKDAMGMNMATIATREAAEVVEAETPADLVALSGNLCSDKKPAAINAVEGRGRTVTADVLIPHETVADRLHTTPEAIEEANTRKNLVGSAKAGSLGFNAHAANTVAAAFLATGQDAAQVVEGSNAITTVDVREEGLYASVSIASLEVGTVGGGTKLPTQSEALDVLGLRGSGDPAGANADALAEIIAAGALAGELSLLAALASRHLSGAHEDLGR
- a CDS encoding sensor histidine kinase, with the translated sequence MTALPAFARSNGHVVCVAPGGAPTDDLSAAGWSVTTRSDAESALDALDAADCVVTGHDPPALDAAALLERIRDAGYDGPILVYAADIADETVERVLAAGGDFLPAGGDTGDRSLLRERVRTIVDARRTRAALRREADLLERVASVVSHDFRNPIGLAQGHLGMVRERTDHDSLDQIDYAIDRIADLTDGVPALARNGSVVTEPEPVDLTAIAECSAAAVADRPVDVRVDEALPTVSGVVSRVATLFETLYANAAEHGIADGAGTGESLTVRIEPTEDGFRVADDGVGIPERERDAVFDWGVSTVDDRLGVGLAVVDAIAEAHGWTATVAEGSDGGARFEFAFGGPPTV
- a CDS encoding QVPTGV class sortase B protein-sorting domain-containing protein; the encoded protein is MEQLIDHVRGASRAIASMTAGVPADQVLLAAVLAVGGVAGRITVGRDGLPRPERVDRWPLAAAGGASVVVGSLLVVAETFSAVGSETGLLGAVLVLVGFGAVGARIAVEEERPRRGTGYALVGVGFAGVFVDVAPSVALSVAAVGGLLYFTDDSTVES
- a CDS encoding GNAT family N-acetyltransferase, producing the protein MSHADAHDLDVRVVRTDEQYDDALDVRYAVFVDEQDVPEDLEVDEHEDESVHFVAYRDGDPVGAARLREKDDTTAKVERVAVLREYRGEGYGRAIMREVEAVAAARGYDRVALHAQTHAAPFYDRLDYERVGEEFEEAGIPHVTMEKALESEGGPAGE
- a CDS encoding cupin domain-containing protein, whose translation is MERVAVSDRDSTEAVDGVHLSLLAGADEMNVQHFEIEPGATVPAHSHPHEQTGYIVEGTLTFVLDDGEEVEVGADDSYAIPGGETHAAENRGDEPVRGVDVFSPPRENPDWQD